A stretch of the Chitiniphilus purpureus genome encodes the following:
- a CDS encoding PilZ domain-containing protein: MEAPKPSSRPGVLSLNIKEKAALYASYMPFVKGGGIFIPTSKPYRLSDEVFMLLSLLDDPAKIAVSGHVVWITPQGAHNNHQQGIGVQFSNNEAGAQARNKIEALLGGYLQSSRTTHTM, encoded by the coding sequence ATGGAAGCACCCAAGCCATCCAGCCGCCCGGGCGTCCTGTCGCTCAACATCAAGGAAAAGGCGGCGCTCTACGCCTCCTACATGCCGTTCGTCAAAGGCGGCGGCATCTTCATTCCCACGTCCAAGCCCTATCGCCTGAGCGACGAAGTATTCATGCTGCTCTCGCTGCTCGATGATCCGGCCAAGATCGCCGTCTCCGGCCACGTGGTCTGGATCACCCCGCAGGGCGCGCACAACAATCACCAGCAGGGCATCGGTGTGCAGTTCTCCAACAACGAGGCCGGCGCCCAGGCGCGCAACAAGATCGAAGCACTGCTGGGCGGTTATCTGCAGAGCAGCCGTACCACGCACACGATGTGA
- the holB gene encoding DNA polymerase III subunit delta': MAGPAVIETALYPWQQTTWDSLIAGTDRLPHALLLTGEAGIGKRRFAERLAAWLLCETPGRAHAPCGRCEGCRWFAAGNHPDFRVLAPGDEEQGEEAEDKTRRRSPMIGVHEVRELADFVNLTTHRGGAKVVLVYPAESLNPAAANAFLKTLEEPPAGAHFILVAHHWRRLLPTIRSRCRIYPHPLPEHAAAADWLAAQQVVDPALHLAHAGGAPLAALEDAGAAWLDTRRALLDHLANPGAMDVLAVAAELEKSRLDAALVIAWLQKWVYDLIGMGLAGVVRYYPDCKDELARLSVRAPQLVPYADRLLQAQRLAHHPLNLRLVFETLLNDYVAAFRKR; encoded by the coding sequence GTGGCTGGGCCTGCCGTGATCGAGACCGCGCTCTATCCATGGCAGCAGACAACATGGGACAGTCTGATTGCCGGCACCGACCGCCTGCCGCACGCCTTGCTGCTGACCGGCGAGGCCGGCATCGGCAAGCGCCGCTTCGCCGAGCGGCTTGCCGCATGGCTGCTGTGCGAAACGCCCGGGCGGGCACATGCGCCCTGCGGCAGATGCGAAGGCTGCCGCTGGTTCGCCGCCGGCAACCATCCCGATTTCCGCGTGCTGGCGCCGGGCGACGAGGAACAGGGCGAAGAGGCGGAGGACAAGACCAGGCGCAGATCGCCCATGATCGGTGTGCACGAGGTGCGCGAACTCGCCGACTTCGTCAATCTGACCACGCATCGCGGCGGTGCCAAGGTTGTGCTGGTCTACCCGGCCGAAAGCCTGAATCCGGCGGCGGCCAACGCCTTCCTGAAGACGCTGGAGGAGCCGCCGGCAGGCGCGCATTTCATCCTGGTCGCGCATCACTGGCGTCGCCTGCTGCCGACCATCCGCAGCCGCTGCCGCATCTACCCGCACCCGCTGCCGGAGCACGCAGCGGCCGCCGACTGGCTTGCCGCGCAGCAGGTGGTCGACCCGGCGCTGCATCTTGCCCATGCCGGTGGCGCGCCGCTCGCCGCGCTGGAGGATGCCGGTGCCGCCTGGCTGGATACACGTCGCGCCCTGTTGGACCATCTGGCCAATCCCGGCGCAATGGACGTGCTGGCGGTGGCGGCCGAGCTGGAGAAATCGCGCCTGGATGCGGCACTGGTGATCGCCTGGCTGCAAAAATGGGTCTACGATCTGATCGGGATGGGGCTGGCCGGCGTTGTCCGTTACTATCCTGATTGTAAGGACGAGCTGGCGCGCCTGTCGGTCCGTGCGCCGCAGCTGGTGCCTTATGCCGACCGCCTGCTGCAGGCGCAGCGCCTGGCGCATCACCCGCTGAATCTGCGGTTGGTGTTCGAGACGTTGCTGAACGATTATGTGGCAGCGTTTCGCAAGCGCTGA
- the tmk gene encoding dTMP kinase: MKSTRGLFISVEGVDGAGKSTQLAWLAEWLTRRGVPLIQTREPGGTPLGEQLRACLLREPMHLETEALLMFAARREHLAQVIVPALARGDWVLCDRFSDATYAYQGGGRGLAPARIQQLEDWVQGQGPGRCEPDLTLLFDVPPEVSNARLASGRMLDRFEREAADFHARVREAYLARAAAAPQRIRVVDASGTPQAIQAHLAGMLPQWLGLP, encoded by the coding sequence ATGAAATCCACCCGCGGCCTGTTCATCTCCGTTGAGGGCGTCGATGGCGCCGGAAAGAGCACCCAGCTTGCCTGGCTCGCCGAGTGGCTCACCCGTCGTGGCGTACCGTTGATCCAGACCCGCGAGCCGGGTGGCACACCGCTGGGCGAGCAGCTGCGCGCCTGCCTGCTGCGCGAGCCCATGCACCTTGAAACCGAGGCGCTGCTGATGTTTGCCGCCCGGCGCGAACATCTGGCGCAGGTGATCGTGCCGGCGCTGGCGCGTGGCGACTGGGTGCTGTGCGACCGCTTTTCCGATGCCACCTACGCCTACCAGGGCGGCGGGCGCGGGCTGGCTCCCGCCAGGATCCAGCAATTGGAAGACTGGGTGCAGGGGCAGGGCCCCGGCCGGTGCGAGCCGGACCTGACGCTGCTGTTCGATGTGCCGCCCGAGGTCTCCAACGCCCGGCTGGCCAGCGGGCGCATGCTCGACCGCTTCGAGCGTGAGGCCGCCGACTTCCACGCCCGGGTGCGTGAAGCCTATCTGGCACGCGCTGCCGCTGCGCCGCAGCGTATCCGCGTGGTCGATGCCTCGGGCACGCCGCAGGCGATCCAGGCCCATCTGGCAGGCATGCTGCCGCAGTGGCTGGGCCTGCCGTGA
- the dxs gene encoding 1-deoxy-D-xylulose-5-phosphate synthase, which translates to MMSLLDSITCPADLRRLERRALPQLAAELRAFLLDSISKTGGHFASNLGAVELTVALHYVFDTPRDRLVWDVGHQSYPHKALTGRRALMHTMRKQGGLAGFPKREESEYDTFGVGHSSTSIGAALGFAEAAKLKGESRRAIAVIGDGAMTAGQAVEALFNAGHRDVNLLVILNDNEMSISPNVGAFNNYLAKLLSGKFYNGFRNASGKVLGAVPPLRELAKRGEEHVKGFFSPATLFEELGFNYIGPIDGHNLDALLTTLSNIKQLSGPQFLHVVTKKGQGYKLAVDDPVKYHAVTPFTPENGMAGGKGGGKVNFTQVFGDWLCDMARADTRLVAITPAMREGSGLVRFEQEFPDRYFDVGIAEQHAVTFAAGLACEGLKPVVAIYSTFLQRAYDQLIHDVALQNLDVTFAIDRAGLVGADGPTHAGSFDLSYLRCIPNMAVLAPADENECRQMLYSAYLHPGPAAVRYPRGTGPGVPQQADLTGVPWGRGQIQRQGAKVAILAFGTLLGAALQAGETLDATVVNMRFVKPLDTQLVAQLAAEHALLVSIEENALMGGAGSAVLEALAAAGLTTPLLQLGLPDSYVEHGEQKQLLADCGLDAAGITTRIRARLEG; encoded by the coding sequence ATGATGTCGCTTCTCGACTCCATCACCTGTCCGGCCGACCTGCGCCGGCTAGAACGGCGTGCGCTGCCGCAACTGGCCGCCGAACTGCGTGCCTTCCTGCTGGATTCGATCAGCAAGACCGGCGGGCATTTCGCCTCCAACCTTGGCGCCGTCGAACTGACCGTGGCGTTGCACTACGTCTTCGACACGCCGCGCGACAGGCTGGTGTGGGACGTGGGTCACCAGAGCTATCCGCACAAGGCGCTCACCGGGCGGCGCGCCCTGATGCATACCATGCGCAAGCAAGGCGGCCTTGCCGGCTTCCCCAAGCGCGAGGAAAGCGAGTACGACACCTTCGGCGTCGGCCATTCGAGCACCTCGATCGGTGCCGCGCTCGGCTTTGCCGAGGCCGCCAAGCTCAAGGGCGAGAGCCGCCGTGCCATCGCGGTGATCGGCGACGGGGCGATGACGGCGGGGCAGGCGGTGGAAGCGCTGTTCAACGCCGGCCATCGCGACGTGAACCTGCTGGTGATCCTCAACGACAACGAGATGTCGATCTCACCCAACGTCGGCGCGTTCAACAACTACCTGGCCAAGCTGCTGTCCGGCAAGTTCTACAACGGCTTTCGCAACGCCTCGGGCAAGGTGCTGGGTGCGGTGCCGCCGCTGCGCGAGCTGGCCAAGCGCGGCGAGGAGCACGTGAAGGGCTTCTTCTCGCCGGCGACGCTGTTCGAGGAGCTGGGGTTCAACTACATCGGGCCGATCGACGGACACAACCTGGATGCGCTGCTGACCACGCTGTCCAATATCAAGCAGCTGTCGGGGCCGCAGTTCCTGCATGTGGTCACCAAGAAGGGCCAGGGCTACAAGCTCGCGGTCGACGATCCGGTCAAGTACCACGCCGTCACCCCCTTCACGCCTGAGAACGGCATGGCCGGCGGCAAGGGCGGCGGCAAGGTCAACTTCACGCAGGTGTTCGGCGACTGGCTGTGCGACATGGCCCGCGCCGACACGCGCCTCGTCGCGATCACCCCGGCAATGCGCGAAGGCTCGGGCCTGGTGCGCTTCGAGCAGGAATTCCCCGACCGCTACTTCGACGTGGGCATCGCCGAGCAGCACGCGGTGACCTTTGCCGCGGGCCTTGCGTGCGAGGGACTCAAGCCGGTGGTCGCGATCTATTCCACCTTCCTGCAGCGCGCCTACGACCAGCTGATCCACGACGTGGCGCTGCAGAACCTCGATGTCACCTTCGCCATCGACCGCGCCGGCCTCGTCGGCGCCGACGGTCCCACGCATGCCGGCTCGTTCGATCTTTCCTACCTGCGCTGCATCCCCAACATGGCGGTACTGGCACCGGCCGACGAGAACGAATGCCGGCAGATGCTGTACAGCGCCTACCTGCATCCGGGCCCGGCGGCGGTGCGCTATCCGCGGGGCACCGGGCCGGGTGTGCCACAACAGGCCGACCTCACCGGTGTGCCCTGGGGGCGGGGCCAGATCCAGCGCCAGGGCGCCAAGGTCGCCATCCTGGCGTTCGGCACGCTGCTGGGCGCCGCTTTGCAGGCGGGCGAGACGCTGGATGCGACCGTGGTCAACATGCGCTTCGTCAAACCGCTCGATACCCAGCTCGTGGCGCAGCTTGCCGCCGAGCACGCGCTGCTGGTCAGCATCGAAGAGAACGCCCTCATGGGCGGTGCCGGCAGTGCGGTGTTGGAGGCGCTGGCCGCTGCGGGCCTCACCACGCCGCTGCTGCAGCTGGGCCTGCCGGACAGCTACGTGGAACACGGTGAGCAAAAGCAACTGCTGGCCGATTGCGGCCTGGACGCTGCGGGGATCACGACACGCATCCGTGCGCGGCTGGAAGGGTGA
- a CDS encoding polyprenyl synthetase family protein, with the protein MSDFNDWMRTVQAQVETALAAELPAAGHLPARLHDAMRYAVLDGGKRVRPLLAFAAGELTGAAPERLALAGVALELIHAYSLVHDDMPAMDNDVLRRGKPTVHVQYDEATALLAGDALQTAAFEVLSRHVLADDPRTQLRMIQQLAQAAGSRGMCGGQGVDLYSVGHQLNLPALEMMHILKTGALIRASVALGALCGTPLGADDAARLDHFAKCMGLAFQVVDDILDEEADTATLGKTAGKDAANNKPTYVALLGLKGARDKAAELQAEAHAALAPLGARARRLAELADYIVARRH; encoded by the coding sequence ATGAGCGACTTCAATGATTGGATGCGCACGGTGCAGGCGCAGGTGGAAACGGCGCTCGCCGCCGAGCTGCCGGCGGCCGGGCATCTGCCGGCCCGCCTGCACGACGCGATGCGCTACGCGGTGCTCGACGGCGGCAAGCGGGTGCGCCCGCTGCTGGCTTTCGCCGCCGGCGAGCTGACCGGGGCTGCGCCCGAGCGGCTGGCGCTGGCGGGGGTGGCGCTGGAGCTGATCCACGCCTATTCGCTGGTGCATGACGACATGCCGGCAATGGACAACGATGTGCTGCGCCGCGGCAAGCCCACGGTACACGTGCAGTACGACGAAGCCACTGCGCTGCTGGCGGGGGATGCCCTGCAGACCGCGGCGTTCGAGGTGCTGTCGCGGCATGTGTTGGCGGACGATCCGCGCACACAGCTCCGGATGATCCAGCAACTGGCGCAGGCGGCCGGCAGCCGCGGCATGTGCGGTGGGCAGGGCGTGGATCTCTACAGCGTGGGACACCAGCTCAACCTGCCCGCGCTGGAAATGATGCACATCCTCAAGACCGGTGCGCTGATCCGCGCCTCGGTCGCGCTTGGTGCCCTTTGCGGCACCCCGCTCGGCGCGGACGACGCGGCAAGGCTGGACCATTTCGCCAAGTGCATGGGACTTGCGTTCCAGGTCGTCGACGACATCCTGGACGAAGAGGCCGATACGGCCACGCTGGGCAAGACCGCGGGCAAGGATGCCGCCAACAACAAACCGACCTACGTGGCGTTGCTGGGCTTGAAGGGGGCGCGCGACAAGGCCGCCGAACTGCAGGCCGAGGCACACGCCGCCCTGGCCCCCCTGGGCGCGCGTGCGCGCCGCCTGGCCGAGCTGGCCGACTACATCGTGGCGCGCCGGCATTGA
- a CDS encoding exodeoxyribonuclease VII small subunit has product MPKAAKQPESFEAGYAELEALIGELESGQLPLDASLAAYRRGQELLRYCEGRLADAEQQLRILEAGELKPFTPEAQ; this is encoded by the coding sequence ATGCCGAAAGCAGCCAAACAGCCGGAGTCGTTCGAGGCCGGCTACGCCGAACTCGAAGCGCTGATCGGCGAACTCGAATCCGGCCAGCTTCCCCTTGACGCATCCCTTGCCGCCTACCGCCGCGGGCAGGAACTGTTGCGCTATTGCGAGGGCCGGCTGGCCGACGCCGAGCAGCAGCTCAGGATCCTTGAGGCGGGCGAACTCAAGCCATTCACGCCGGAGGCGCAATGA
- a CDS encoding cupin-like domain-containing protein, which translates to MNHTVASETASQAMTDEWRRWIAENLILGNDPQQLYHTLVGAGFGEAVARAEVQQAQASPYLAGAQRLKNRLAKHDWVLDCQRQLNQLRNPEIPRRHRLGADEFFELYYSANRPVIITGMLEDWPAMQKWNLDYFRAGWGDCEVEVQFGRNADEHYELNKTAHRRMMRFGDFVDLVATSGRTNDFYMTANNNSHNQRVLSTLWRDIVQIPEYLDGSLGDQGFFWLGPQGTITPFHHDLTNNFMAQVMGRKRVLIMPACEIGNVYNHAHCFTHVDGRAVDLQRFPAMRNAQILECVLNPGEILFLPVGCWHFVEGLDISCTVSFINFRWNNDYASFYPALRDF; encoded by the coding sequence ATGAACCATACCGTTGCGAGCGAAACCGCCTCGCAGGCGATGACTGACGAGTGGCGGCGCTGGATCGCCGAGAACCTGATCCTGGGCAACGACCCGCAGCAGCTCTACCACACGCTGGTGGGCGCAGGATTCGGCGAGGCGGTGGCGCGCGCCGAGGTGCAGCAGGCGCAGGCCAGCCCCTATCTCGCCGGTGCGCAACGCCTGAAGAACCGGCTGGCCAAGCACGACTGGGTGCTCGACTGCCAGCGCCAGCTCAACCAGCTGCGCAATCCCGAGATCCCGCGCCGGCACCGGCTCGGTGCCGACGAGTTCTTCGAGCTTTACTACAGCGCCAACCGCCCGGTCATCATCACCGGCATGCTCGAAGACTGGCCGGCGATGCAGAAGTGGAACCTCGACTACTTCCGCGCCGGCTGGGGCGATTGCGAGGTGGAGGTGCAGTTCGGCCGCAATGCCGACGAGCACTACGAACTGAACAAGACCGCGCACCGGCGCATGATGCGCTTCGGCGACTTCGTCGACCTGGTCGCCACCAGCGGGCGCACCAACGACTTCTACATGACGGCCAACAACAACTCGCACAACCAGCGGGTGCTTTCCACGTTGTGGCGCGACATCGTGCAGATCCCGGAATATCTGGACGGCAGCCTGGGTGACCAGGGCTTCTTCTGGCTGGGGCCGCAGGGCACCATCACGCCGTTCCACCACGACCTGACCAACAACTTCATGGCACAGGTGATGGGCCGTAAGCGGGTGCTGATCATGCCGGCCTGCGAGATCGGCAACGTATACAACCACGCGCATTGCTTCACCCACGTGGATGGGCGCGCGGTCGACCTGCAGCGCTTCCCGGCGATGCGCAATGCGCAGATACTCGAATGCGTGCTCAACCCCGGCGAGATCCTGTTCCTGCCGGTGGGATGCTGGCACTTCGTCGAAGGGCTCGATATCTCGTGCACCGTGTCGTTCATCAATTTCCGCTGGAACAACGACTACGCGAGCTTCTACCCGGCGCTGCGCGACTTCTGA
- a CDS encoding isomerizing glutamine--fructose-6-phosphate transaminase — protein MAKLLGIVSTQNAADIAADVLSRLPGQEYGGAAWLAGGAHLVDDQSTAGLAALPMLLAPLTGQGLMLRLDWQPAPHSLANLDGGLGVMFQGAIANTPALVERLTMLGLPPMDLNPARLAAALLRWHLGSLRQDLLRAMHATAAELDGVHAFAALSSAHPGQLVCAVRHTALFLAQIDGGAMLSDQLAPLQGSADEAVQLQHGDVARLAPGRLDILDTRSMPARRASVKLGSEQHVPDLFQHHMEKEIREQPMILADSLGRHGLAPDLASMLGSEAMRWLPSIDAVVLIGSGSSYNAAQTARYWLESMAGLPTTVEHASEYRFRELAMPGNALVIAISQSGETADTLASLAAAQKHGAAHTLALSNRAHSSLMRLAELGYCTEAGQEIGVTSTKTFTAQLLALYRLALGLARERGRLGAAELASLENDLAQLPQSVQQVLELEPQLAQWTHRLAERPLVLCTARHLLYPIAVEGAQKLQEVAYLHAEGYPGGELKHGPLALVDRDLPVLACLPWNRHAERLLVNLREVRARDGELFILSDAALAPGERFNAIRMPTALRELNPILYAVALQLLAYRAGLHRGTEIDAPRNLAKAIVDE, from the coding sequence ATGGCCAAGCTGCTGGGTATCGTTTCGACACAGAATGCGGCAGACATCGCTGCCGACGTGCTGTCCCGGCTCCCCGGCCAGGAGTACGGCGGGGCAGCCTGGCTCGCCGGCGGCGCGCACCTGGTGGACGACCAGAGCACGGCGGGCCTGGCGGCGCTGCCGATGCTGCTGGCGCCGCTGACCGGCCAGGGCCTGATGCTGCGGCTGGACTGGCAACCGGCCCCGCACAGCCTTGCCAACCTGGATGGCGGCCTGGGCGTGATGTTCCAGGGGGCGATCGCCAACACGCCCGCGCTGGTCGAACGGCTCACCATGCTGGGCCTGCCGCCGATGGACCTCAACCCCGCCCGGCTGGCAGCCGCCCTGCTGCGCTGGCATCTGGGCAGCCTGCGTCAGGATCTGCTGCGCGCGATGCACGCCACGGCTGCCGAACTGGATGGTGTGCACGCCTTCGCCGCGCTTTCGAGCGCGCATCCGGGCCAGCTGGTCTGCGCGGTGCGGCACACTGCGTTGTTCCTCGCGCAGATCGACGGCGGCGCCATGCTGTCGGACCAGCTCGCGCCGCTGCAAGGCAGCGCCGACGAGGCAGTGCAGCTGCAGCACGGCGACGTGGCACGCCTTGCCCCGGGGCGGCTCGATATCCTGGACACCCGGAGCATGCCGGCGCGCCGCGCCAGCGTGAAGCTGGGCAGTGAGCAGCATGTGCCCGATCTGTTCCAGCATCACATGGAAAAGGAGATCCGCGAGCAACCGATGATCCTTGCCGATTCGCTCGGCCGGCACGGTCTTGCGCCCGATCTGGCCTCGATGCTGGGCAGTGAGGCGATGCGCTGGCTGCCGTCGATCGACGCCGTGGTGCTGATCGGCAGCGGCAGCAGCTACAACGCGGCCCAGACCGCGCGCTACTGGCTCGAATCGATGGCCGGACTGCCCACCACGGTGGAGCATGCCAGCGAATACCGCTTCCGCGAGCTGGCGATGCCGGGGAACGCACTGGTCATCGCGATTTCGCAATCCGGCGAGACCGCCGACACACTGGCCAGCCTTGCCGCCGCGCAGAAGCATGGCGCAGCCCATACGCTGGCGCTGTCCAACCGCGCGCACAGCTCGCTGATGCGCCTGGCGGAACTGGGCTACTGCACCGAGGCCGGGCAGGAGATCGGCGTCACCTCGACCAAGACCTTCACCGCCCAGCTGCTGGCCCTGTACCGCCTGGCACTGGGCTTGGCGCGCGAACGCGGCCGCCTGGGCGCGGCGGAACTGGCCAGCCTGGAGAACGATCTGGCGCAGCTGCCGCAGTCGGTGCAGCAGGTACTGGAGCTGGAACCGCAACTGGCGCAATGGACCCACCGGCTGGCCGAGCGGCCGCTGGTGCTGTGCACCGCGCGCCATCTGCTGTATCCGATCGCAGTGGAAGGGGCGCAAAAGCTGCAGGAAGTGGCCTACCTGCACGCCGAGGGCTATCCGGGCGGCGAACTCAAGCACGGGCCGCTGGCCCTGGTGGACCGCGACCTGCCGGTATTGGCCTGCCTGCCGTGGAACCGCCACGCCGAACGGCTTCTGGTCAACCTGCGCGAAGTGCGCGCCCGCGACGGCGAGCTGTTCATCCTGTCCGATGCGGCGCTCGCACCCGGCGAGCGCTTCAACGCCATCCGCATGCCGACGGCGCTGCGCGAGCTCAATCCGATCCTGTATGCGGTGGCGCTGCAACTGCTCGCCTATCGCGCCGGCTTGCACCGCGGCACCGAGATCGACGCCCCGCGCAACCTCGCCAAGGCCATCGTCGACGAGTAG
- a CDS encoding PQQ-dependent sugar dehydrogenase codes for MRLRSSINVAGLSAGVFVSLALLACSSAFDDDGNPGGGAPTPVVTPTPTAPGTQRVAVTLEVPAGLGAAPLDTPRTLTVPAGFGVRVVARIPDARFMAEAANGDLLVSQPSTGVIKRVVRNNAASVVNDFATGLNGGHDLVFHQIGTTQYLYIGERNRISRAPYVNGDVMLRPRTAVVANLPDASLAELNGQYGHQLKNIAFVGETLLVSIASATNAAPSDILANPKRGAVYAFDANGGGMRLFAQGLRNAEGLAVHPVTGALWAVVNHRDNVRYPLQDGRYPYKGLDQAYVNDNPPEPFTQVRDGGNYGWPYCNPDAAQTTDLPPYLPDVENNENQAALDCGTLDRISKALPAHSAPLGLSFWTGESAPAGWRNGALIGLHGCWNCSAPRGYKVIHLPLNSDNSFGDAQDLVTGFLSDPDNIASRWGRPVDVIPNRDGNLYISDDHAGAIYELYRK; via the coding sequence ATGCGCCTTCGCAGTAGTATCAACGTGGCCGGCCTGTCGGCTGGTGTGTTTGTCAGCCTTGCGCTGCTCGCCTGCAGCAGTGCCTTCGACGATGATGGCAATCCCGGTGGCGGTGCCCCGACCCCGGTCGTCACCCCCACCCCGACCGCGCCTGGCACGCAGCGGGTTGCAGTCACGCTGGAAGTCCCCGCCGGCCTTGGCGCCGCGCCGCTCGACACGCCCCGTACCCTGACCGTGCCCGCCGGTTTCGGCGTGCGCGTGGTGGCCCGCATCCCCGACGCCCGCTTCATGGCCGAAGCCGCCAATGGCGACCTCCTGGTCTCCCAGCCGTCCACCGGTGTGATCAAACGCGTGGTGCGCAACAACGCGGCAAGCGTGGTCAACGATTTTGCCACCGGCCTGAACGGCGGGCACGACCTGGTGTTCCATCAGATCGGCACCACCCAGTATCTCTACATCGGCGAGCGCAACCGGATCAGCCGGGCGCCCTACGTGAACGGCGACGTGATGCTGCGTCCACGCACCGCCGTGGTGGCCAATCTGCCCGATGCCTCGCTGGCCGAACTGAACGGGCAGTACGGGCATCAGCTCAAGAACATCGCCTTCGTCGGTGAGACGTTGCTGGTGTCGATCGCCTCGGCCACCAACGCCGCCCCCAGCGACATCCTGGCCAACCCCAAGCGGGGCGCCGTCTATGCCTTCGATGCCAACGGTGGCGGCATGCGGCTGTTCGCCCAGGGCCTGCGCAATGCCGAGGGCCTGGCAGTGCATCCCGTGACCGGCGCGCTGTGGGCGGTGGTCAACCATCGCGACAACGTGCGCTACCCGTTGCAGGACGGCCGCTATCCATACAAGGGGTTGGACCAGGCATACGTGAACGACAACCCGCCCGAGCCCTTCACCCAGGTGCGCGACGGCGGCAACTACGGCTGGCCCTACTGCAATCCGGACGCCGCCCAGACCACGGATCTACCGCCCTACCTGCCGGATGTGGAAAACAACGAGAACCAGGCCGCGCTCGATTGCGGCACGCTGGATCGCATCAGCAAGGCCCTGCCGGCACACTCGGCCCCGCTGGGCCTGAGCTTCTGGACCGGCGAGTCGGCGCCGGCCGGGTGGCGCAACGGGGCGCTCATCGGGCTGCACGGCTGCTGGAACTGCTCAGCACCACGCGGCTACAAGGTGATCCATCTGCCGTTGAACAGCGACAACAGCTTCGGCGATGCGCAGGATCTGGTGACGGGCTTTCTGAGCGATCCGGACAATATCGCCAGCCGCTGGGGTCGGCCAGTGGATGTGATCCCCAATCGCGACGGCAACCTGTACATCTCGGACGACCACGCCGGCGCGATCTACGAGCTGTACCGCAAGTGA
- the nadC gene encoding carboxylating nicotinate-nucleotide diphosphorylase: MPTLPPAHLIAAQVAAALAEDVGEADWTAQLIPVRQAGHASVIAREAAVLCGQAWFDEVFRQVDPRCRVVWQVAEGEQVAPDTVLCEISGPARALLTAERSALNFLQTLSATATLTHRYAQAVAGTRAVVHDTRKTLPGLRRAQKYAVTVGGGANQRIGLWDGVLIKENHILAGGGIAPTLAAARALAPAHVTIQIEVETLAELDEALAAGATSILLDNFDVVLLREAVARTAGRAQLEASGGVELATLRAIAQTGVDRISVGKLTKDVTAVDLSMRFTSV, encoded by the coding sequence ATGCCCACGTTGCCGCCCGCCCATCTGATCGCCGCCCAGGTTGCCGCCGCGCTTGCCGAGGATGTGGGCGAGGCCGACTGGACGGCGCAACTGATCCCTGTCCGGCAGGCCGGCCACGCCAGCGTGATCGCGCGCGAGGCGGCGGTGTTGTGCGGGCAGGCCTGGTTCGACGAAGTGTTCCGGCAGGTCGATCCACGCTGCCGGGTGGTCTGGCAGGTGGCCGAGGGTGAGCAGGTGGCGCCGGACACGGTGTTGTGCGAGATCAGCGGGCCGGCGCGCGCGCTGCTCACCGCCGAGCGCAGTGCACTCAACTTTCTGCAGACGCTGTCGGCGACCGCCACGCTGACCCATCGCTATGCCCAGGCCGTGGCCGGCACCCGCGCCGTGGTGCACGACACGCGCAAGACCCTGCCCGGCTTGCGCCGTGCGCAGAAATACGCGGTCACGGTCGGGGGCGGGGCCAACCAGCGCATCGGCTTGTGGGACGGCGTACTGATCAAGGAGAACCACATCCTGGCCGGCGGCGGCATCGCGCCCACGCTGGCTGCAGCGCGCGCCTTGGCGCCCGCGCATGTCACGATCCAGATCGAGGTGGAAACGCTGGCCGAGCTGGACGAGGCGCTTGCCGCCGGCGCCACGTCCATCCTGCTGGACAATTTCGATGTTGTCTTGCTGCGGGAGGCAGTGGCGCGTACCGCAGGACGGGCGCAGCTGGAAGCTTCCGGCGGGGTGGAGCTGGCGACGCTGCGTGCCATCGCCCAGACCGGGGTGGACCGCATCTCGGTGGGCAAGCTGACCAAGGATGTGACTGCGGTGGATCTGTCGATGCGGTTCACGTCGGTGTGA